A window from Bos mutus isolate GX-2022 chromosome 1, NWIPB_WYAK_1.1, whole genome shotgun sequence encodes these proteins:
- the LOC102282737 gene encoding histone H4, with amino-acid sequence MSGRGKGGKGGKGLGKGGAKRHRKVLRDNIQGITKPAIRCLARRGGVKRISGLIYEETRGVLKVFLENVIRDAVTYTEHAKRKTVTAMDVVYALKRQGGTLYGFGG; translated from the coding sequence ATGTCTGGACGCGGCAAAGGCGGCAAAGGCGGCAAAGGTCTGGGGAAAGGCGGCGCTAAGCGCCACCGCAAGGTTCTGCGCGACAACATCCAGGGCATCACTAAACCTGCTATCCGCTGCCTGGCTCGTCGTGGTGGTGTGAAGCGCATCTCCGGGCTCATCTACGAAGAGACCCGCGGGGTCCTGAAAGTGTTTCTGGAGAACGTGATCCGGGACGCGGTCACCTACACCGAGCATGCCAAGCGGAAGACAGTCACCGCTATGGACGTGGTCTACGCTCTCAAGCGCCAGGGCGGTACTCTCTACGGCTTTGGCGGTTAA